Proteins from a single region of Streptomyces sp. HUAS 15-9:
- a CDS encoding lytic transglycosylase domain-containing protein: protein MAALTASQPPGAVPARASAPARPAADEHGPSVTGDTPYRTDLPPLRTGKHQHGASAARATLPVSVFAAYRHAEAELARTAPGCRLRWQLLAAIGQVESGQARGGQVTADGTTVTPILGPRLDGGHFALVRDTDGGAYDGDPAYDRAVGPMQFIPSTWARWGTDGNGDGRADPGNIFDAALAAGRYLCAGGRDLSDPAGLDRAVLGYNHSQAYLSTVRAWYAYFLEGHRVVPDSSAGSSAHPERSHREPTPKPTPSARQRPAPTRTPSAPASPTPADSRPAPRAGESDEPQLPLPRTDIEPPGDGLLPSDGPLTSNGVVSLTATPSPTADTGR, encoded by the coding sequence ATGGCAGCACTGACCGCGTCACAGCCCCCGGGGGCGGTTCCGGCACGGGCCTCCGCACCCGCACGGCCGGCAGCGGACGAGCACGGGCCGAGCGTGACGGGCGACACCCCGTACCGCACCGATCTCCCGCCGCTACGGACCGGGAAGCACCAGCACGGGGCATCGGCGGCGAGGGCAACGCTGCCCGTGAGCGTGTTCGCCGCCTACCGTCACGCCGAGGCGGAGCTCGCGCGCACGGCGCCCGGCTGCCGGCTGCGGTGGCAGCTGCTGGCCGCGATCGGGCAGGTGGAGTCCGGGCAGGCACGGGGCGGTCAGGTGACGGCGGACGGTACGACCGTGACGCCGATCCTCGGGCCGCGGCTGGACGGCGGCCACTTCGCCCTGGTGCGGGACACCGACGGCGGCGCCTACGACGGGGACCCGGCCTACGACCGTGCGGTCGGACCGATGCAGTTCATCCCCTCGACCTGGGCCCGCTGGGGCACGGACGGCAACGGCGACGGCCGGGCCGACCCGGGCAACATCTTCGACGCGGCGCTCGCCGCCGGGCGCTATCTGTGCGCGGGCGGGCGGGACCTCTCCGACCCGGCCGGACTGGACCGGGCGGTCCTCGGCTACAACCACTCGCAGGCCTATCTGAGCACCGTCAGGGCCTGGTACGCGTACTTCCTGGAAGGACACCGGGTGGTGCCGGACAGCTCGGCAGGGTCATCGGCGCACCCCGAGCGGTCGCACCGGGAGCCCACGCCGAAGCCGACGCCGTCCGCCCGTCAGAGACCCGCCCCCACCCGAACCCCGTCCGCGCCCGCATCACCTACTCCCGCCGACTCACGCCCGGCACCTCGGGCCGGTGAATCGGACGAGCCCCAACTCCCCTTGCCCCGCACGGACATCGAACCGCCCGGCGACGGCCTGTTGCCCAGCGACGGCCCGCTGACCAGCAACGGAGTGGTCTCGTTGACCGCCACCCCCTCCCCAACCGCGGATACCGGACGGTAA
- a CDS encoding LLM class flavin-dependent oxidoreductase, whose amino-acid sequence MRFSVNIPNFGDFADPRTVAKVAVAAEQAGWNGLFVWDHVLHRKHEGRPFGDPWMLLTAAALATSRIRLGTLVTPVARRRPQQLARQVATLDAMSGGRVVFAAGLGGPIEDEYASFGDTTDPKALAERLDEGLDLLRRFWSGEPVNHDGRHYQVRDVTLLPATVQRPRPPVWVAGFWPNRPPMRRAARWDGAVPLFTDARHGHVPPVGQVRDLVAFVRKEREDRSGAPFEIVLGGATPGGDAAKTRDLIGPLAEAGATWWDERQIQTGEALDRLTPVLRRIEQGPPVLW is encoded by the coding sequence ATGCGCTTCTCGGTCAACATTCCGAACTTCGGTGACTTCGCCGATCCCAGGACCGTCGCGAAGGTGGCCGTGGCGGCCGAACAGGCAGGGTGGAACGGGCTGTTCGTCTGGGATCATGTGCTGCACCGCAAGCACGAGGGCAGGCCCTTCGGCGACCCGTGGATGCTGCTGACTGCCGCTGCGTTGGCGACCTCCCGGATCAGGCTGGGCACGTTGGTCACCCCGGTCGCCCGGCGGCGCCCGCAGCAGCTCGCCCGCCAGGTGGCGACCCTGGATGCCATGAGCGGCGGTCGGGTCGTCTTCGCCGCGGGGCTGGGCGGACCCATTGAGGACGAGTACGCGAGTTTCGGCGACACCACGGACCCCAAGGCGCTGGCCGAGCGGCTGGACGAGGGCCTGGACCTGCTGCGGCGGTTCTGGTCGGGCGAACCGGTGAACCACGACGGACGGCACTACCAGGTACGGGACGTGACCCTGCTGCCCGCCACGGTGCAACGCCCTCGGCCGCCGGTCTGGGTGGCCGGCTTCTGGCCCAACCGTCCGCCGATGCGCCGGGCCGCCCGCTGGGACGGGGCGGTCCCGCTGTTCACCGACGCCAGGCACGGCCATGTGCCGCCTGTCGGTCAGGTGCGCGACCTGGTCGCATTCGTGCGCAAGGAGCGCGAGGACCGGTCCGGCGCTCCCTTCGAGATCGTCCTCGGCGGTGCCACACCGGGCGGCGACGCCGCCAAGACCCGTGATCTGATCGGTCCGCTGGCCGAGGCGGGAGCCACCTGGTGGGACGAGCGGCAGATCCAGACCGGCGAAGCGCTCGACCGGCTCACACCGGTGCTGCGCCGCATCGAGCAGGGGCCGCCGGTGTTGTGGTGA
- a CDS encoding peptidase inhibitor family I36 protein has protein sequence MASFTSVKAAAAPAGCTSGNFCFWVNAGYSDGPGKLSGKNSDWSVFGHSSCPSRTWNDCASSDFNNGVSCDAVVWTGKSYGGTGGWIPKGTGGNFNSTFNDAVSSNSWGVYATGGTNSTCTGPVP, from the coding sequence GTGGCATCCTTCACCTCGGTAAAGGCGGCCGCGGCACCTGCCGGCTGTACCTCCGGCAATTTCTGCTTCTGGGTGAACGCGGGATACTCCGACGGGCCGGGAAAGCTCTCCGGAAAGAACTCCGACTGGTCCGTCTTCGGTCACTCCAGCTGTCCGAGCCGCACCTGGAACGACTGCGCCTCGTCGGACTTCAACAACGGAGTCAGCTGTGACGCCGTCGTGTGGACCGGCAAGTCCTACGGCGGAACCGGCGGCTGGATCCCGAAGGGCACCGGCGGGAACTTCAACTCGACGTTCAACGACGCTGTCTCGTCGAACAGCTGGGGCGTCTACGCGACCGGCGGCACCAACTCGACCTGCACCGGCCCCGTGCCGTAG
- a CDS encoding ArsR/SmtB family transcription factor, translating into MPDPLWEVAASLHRFQTRAGRWAYAEWYRTAGARIRESHLDRTLRDLLLPLYPRAVYFPDFLTPSPALDDGLNAGLDAGLDAIMSTPPRRVRDELAVLDRRVGAPAWVRRLTDRQERAEVVAAIRAYYEAAVAPFTEAMHSRIEAARSQCCRDLLDGGVDRMLAGLGPGLIWRPPILEVRYPVDDRDLYLDGRGLRLVPSYFCWSSPISLADPQLPPVLVYPLLHEPTAISLRPATPLAALLGRTRATVLCVVASGAGATTGEIARAVGISAPSASKHAGVLREAGLLASSRHAAHVLHTLTPTGASLLVGSRPPGARTGR; encoded by the coding sequence GTGCCCGATCCTCTGTGGGAGGTGGCCGCGAGTCTGCACCGCTTCCAGACCCGCGCCGGCCGCTGGGCCTACGCCGAGTGGTACCGCACGGCCGGCGCCCGCATCCGGGAGAGCCACCTCGACCGCACTCTGCGTGACCTGCTCTTGCCGCTGTACCCACGAGCCGTCTACTTTCCGGACTTCCTGACGCCGTCCCCAGCCCTGGACGATGGGCTCAACGCCGGTCTTGACGCCGGTCTCGACGCGATCATGTCCACCCCGCCCCGCCGCGTGCGTGACGAGCTGGCGGTGCTCGACCGCCGTGTGGGCGCTCCGGCCTGGGTACGACGACTGACGGACCGACAGGAGCGCGCGGAGGTCGTTGCGGCGATCCGCGCCTACTACGAGGCGGCCGTCGCCCCGTTCACCGAGGCGATGCACTCACGTATCGAAGCCGCGCGGTCGCAGTGCTGCCGCGATCTGCTCGACGGCGGTGTGGACCGCATGCTGGCCGGGCTCGGACCCGGGCTGATCTGGCGGCCCCCGATCCTGGAGGTCCGCTATCCCGTCGACGACCGGGATCTGTACCTGGACGGCCGGGGGCTGCGCCTCGTGCCGTCCTACTTCTGCTGGAGCAGCCCGATCAGCCTCGCCGATCCCCAGCTGCCGCCCGTGCTGGTCTACCCCCTGCTGCACGAACCGACCGCCATCAGCCTCCGGCCCGCCACTCCACTGGCCGCGCTGCTGGGCCGTACCCGGGCGACCGTGCTCTGTGTCGTCGCGTCGGGTGCGGGCGCCACCACCGGGGAGATCGCCCGTGCGGTCGGGATCTCCGCGCCCTCCGCGAGCAAGCACGCCGGAGTCCTGCGTGAGGCGGGCCTGCTCGCCAGCAGCCGCCACGCCGCGCACGTCCTCCACACGCTGACTCCGACCGGCGCCTCCCTGCTGGTCGGCTCCCGACCACCGGGCGCGCGAACTGGACGTTGA
- a CDS encoding HAD family hydrolase — translation MPVIFFDIGATLADAHVDPDGSLTLEPRPRVLAVLDALREVRKGIISDPGPGDGAAARAAAALRGAFPDRFTDDALVHWGAKDSRGIFDQAVTSAGGAAGDDCVFVGEDAEERALAREAGMRTAAHPVFAIAATEDRPVLRTRIELPDGLGPPELTTAVDETEAVVVQFVSERLVLAMATRQGAQALEHAGFTVDLRGPVDEVVAFPISDDQ, via the coding sequence ATGCCAGTGATTTTCTTCGACATCGGGGCGACCTTGGCGGATGCCCATGTGGATCCCGACGGCTCCCTGACACTTGAGCCCCGACCGCGTGTCTTGGCTGTGCTCGACGCCCTCCGGGAGGTCCGCAAGGGCATCATCTCCGACCCCGGTCCGGGCGATGGCGCTGCCGCACGTGCAGCGGCCGCGCTGCGGGGGGCGTTCCCCGACCGGTTCACCGACGACGCACTTGTGCACTGGGGTGCGAAGGACAGCCGCGGGATCTTCGACCAGGCGGTCACGAGCGCCGGGGGAGCGGCAGGCGACGACTGTGTCTTCGTGGGCGAGGACGCGGAGGAGCGCGCTCTCGCGCGCGAGGCCGGGATGCGTACGGCGGCTCACCCGGTGTTCGCCATCGCCGCGACGGAAGACAGACCGGTGCTCCGGACGAGGATCGAGTTGCCCGACGGCCTGGGCCCGCCCGAGTTGACCACGGCCGTGGACGAGACCGAGGCCGTTGTCGTGCAGTTCGTCTCCGAGCGGCTCGTGCTCGCGATGGCGACCAGGCAGGGCGCCCAGGCGCTCGAGCACGCGGGTTTCACGGTGGACCTGCGGGGACCGGTGGACGAGGTGGTGGCCTTCCCGATCAGCGACGACCAGTAG
- a CDS encoding alpha/beta hydrolase yields MSSARSPLTRRGAAVGTALGLIALAGPQAADATPATRATGPAALHWSTCPAGSDAPRGTYCTTLKVPLDYASPGGRQIKLTLSMVGDASAPRTLVVNPGGPGESGIGTAKLVWSSLPRDVGAKYNVVSFDPRGVGASTPVSCGDTTKLIKHPAVPYTPANDGQEQARRTVARKIAEQCDAKSKALLPYITTENAARDMDRIRAALHRDKMDYLGYSYGTKLGATYATLFPSHTGRMILDSVVDPTVTTYASQYEQNPALQHRAGQFFAWVAKKDRTYHLGATQAKVAAAWEATRKKLDTKPAGRRAGGAELDDLLASAMYTDLTWGDVAQAVSDYRGGNASGLLSATDQLALGGVDPAQLAYNCVDDAWPRDWATWHRDTAASARMAPLFAWPNTWYSAPCAFWKAPTARPVKIGSAQVPPVLLLQAKDDPATPVEGARRMHQVLSGSRLVVAGGGNHGQYLFDGNTCMDRHGSRYLLTGQLPPDNATCPATPAP; encoded by the coding sequence TTGTCCAGTGCGCGCTCTCCTCTGACACGACGTGGTGCGGCGGTCGGCACCGCCTTGGGGCTCATCGCCCTCGCCGGGCCGCAGGCGGCCGACGCGACGCCGGCCACCAGGGCGACGGGACCCGCCGCCCTCCACTGGTCCACCTGTCCCGCGGGCTCGGATGCGCCCCGCGGCACGTACTGCACCACCCTCAAGGTCCCTCTCGACTACGCCAGTCCGGGCGGACGGCAGATCAAGCTCACGCTGTCGATGGTGGGTGATGCGAGCGCCCCGCGCACGCTCGTGGTCAACCCGGGCGGGCCGGGTGAGTCGGGCATCGGTACGGCCAAGCTGGTGTGGAGCTCGCTGCCCCGGGACGTCGGCGCGAAGTACAACGTCGTCAGCTTCGACCCGCGCGGCGTCGGTGCCAGCACCCCGGTCTCGTGCGGGGACACGACCAAGCTGATCAAGCACCCGGCGGTGCCGTACACGCCCGCGAACGACGGGCAGGAGCAGGCGCGGCGCACCGTGGCCCGCAAGATCGCCGAGCAGTGCGACGCGAAGTCCAAGGCCCTGCTGCCGTACATCACCACCGAGAACGCCGCCCGCGACATGGACCGGATCCGTGCCGCGCTGCACCGCGACAAGATGGACTACCTCGGCTATTCGTACGGGACGAAGCTCGGCGCCACGTACGCGACACTGTTCCCCTCGCACACCGGCCGCATGATTCTGGACAGCGTCGTCGACCCGACCGTCACCACCTATGCCTCGCAGTACGAGCAGAATCCGGCGCTCCAGCACCGGGCCGGCCAGTTCTTCGCCTGGGTGGCGAAGAAGGACAGGACCTACCACCTGGGTGCCACGCAGGCCAAGGTGGCGGCCGCGTGGGAGGCCACCCGGAAGAAGCTGGACACCAAGCCGGCCGGGCGCCGGGCGGGCGGCGCCGAGCTCGACGATCTGCTGGCGTCCGCCATGTACACGGATCTGACCTGGGGCGATGTGGCGCAGGCCGTCTCCGACTACCGGGGCGGGAATGCGAGCGGTCTGCTCAGCGCCACCGACCAACTCGCCCTCGGCGGTGTGGATCCGGCCCAGCTCGCCTACAACTGCGTGGACGACGCCTGGCCCCGCGACTGGGCGACCTGGCACCGGGACACGGCTGCCTCCGCCCGTATGGCTCCACTGTTCGCCTGGCCGAACACCTGGTACAGCGCGCCCTGCGCCTTCTGGAAGGCCCCGACCGCCCGGCCCGTGAAGATCGGCTCGGCCCAGGTGCCGCCGGTCCTGCTGCTCCAGGCGAAGGACGATCCGGCGACCCCGGTCGAGGGAGCGCGGCGCATGCACCAGGTACTGAGCGGTTCCCGCCTCGTCGTCGCGGGCGGCGGCAACCACGGGCAGTACCTGTTCGACGGAAACACCTGCATGGACCGCCACGGCAGCCGCTATCTGCTCACCGGGCAGCTCCCGCCCGACAACGCCACGTGCCCGGCGACCCCGGCACCGTGA
- the lexA gene encoding transcriptional repressor LexA: protein MENTAPARRGRPPGTRTAEGELTSRQSAIVRYITETVDRQGYPPSMREIGQAVNLASTSSVAYQLTVLERKGVLYRDPHRPRAYQVRPSWAPDLGARSPAPVDVPLVGRIAAGAPLLAEEMIEDVYSLPRQIVGEGDLFALTVSGDSMIDAAICDGDIVTVRRQDSADHGDIVAALLEDEATVKVLRRQEGRVWLMPRNPAYEPIPGEQAQILGKVVGVLRRL from the coding sequence ATGGAGAACACCGCGCCCGCTCGCCGAGGCCGTCCCCCGGGGACCAGGACCGCTGAGGGGGAGCTGACGAGCCGCCAGTCGGCCATCGTCCGCTACATCACGGAGACGGTCGACCGGCAGGGCTACCCTCCCTCGATGCGGGAGATCGGCCAGGCCGTGAATCTCGCCAGTACCTCCTCGGTGGCCTACCAGCTGACCGTCCTCGAACGCAAAGGCGTCCTCTACCGCGACCCGCACCGTCCCCGCGCCTACCAGGTACGACCCTCGTGGGCGCCCGACCTGGGCGCCCGGAGCCCCGCACCGGTCGACGTGCCGCTCGTGGGCCGGATCGCCGCCGGCGCGCCCCTGCTCGCCGAGGAGATGATCGAGGACGTCTACTCGCTGCCCCGCCAGATCGTGGGGGAGGGCGACTTGTTCGCCCTGACGGTCTCCGGCGACAGCATGATCGACGCGGCGATCTGCGACGGGGACATCGTGACCGTCCGGCGGCAGGACAGCGCAGACCACGGTGACATCGTCGCCGCGCTCCTGGAGGACGAGGCCACGGTCAAGGTGCTGCGTCGGCAGGAGGGGCGCGTGTGGCTCATGCCCCGCAACCCCGCGTACGAGCCGATCCCCGGTGAACAGGCGCAGATCCTGGGCAAGGTGGTGGGCGTCCTGCGGCGCCTGTGA
- a CDS encoding exo-beta-N-acetylmuramidase NamZ family protein yields MSTDDRVAVTTGIARLAACPGLAGPGRLGLVTNHSGVLPDLRPAAPALLEAGARLVALFGPEHGLYGTEQAGESEAAQVDPATALPVHDTYRCSGERLDELLVDGGVDALVYDLQDIGARFYTYVWTMFDLMVSAARTGVRFVVADRPNPLGGLVSEGPLLDPAWASFVGRVPIPVRHGLTCGELARHLNASAVPQIAGNAADLTVIEVAGWRRATGAEATGLPWVAPSPNIPTPATATVYPGTCLFEGTNVSEGRGTTQPFEIVGAPYIDARFAPSLAELALPGVHFRDLRYVPTFHKHAGRALRGVQLHITDREVFAPVRTAVAMLATLRRLYPDDFAWRTTDEGAEATGHRHFIDLLWGSDRLRRAVDAGDDPLPLCDPPAPPGRWAGDDALLYP; encoded by the coding sequence ATGAGCACGGACGACCGCGTCGCGGTGACGACCGGGATCGCACGACTGGCCGCGTGCCCCGGCCTTGCCGGGCCCGGCCGACTCGGGCTGGTGACCAACCACAGCGGCGTCCTCCCCGACCTGCGCCCGGCCGCGCCCGCGCTGCTCGAGGCCGGCGCGCGGCTGGTCGCCCTGTTCGGTCCCGAGCACGGGCTGTACGGGACCGAACAGGCCGGCGAGAGCGAGGCCGCCCAGGTGGATCCCGCGACCGCCCTCCCGGTCCACGACACCTACCGGTGCAGCGGCGAACGCCTCGATGAACTGCTGGTCGACGGCGGCGTCGACGCCCTGGTGTACGACCTGCAGGACATCGGGGCCAGGTTCTACACCTACGTGTGGACCATGTTCGACCTGATGGTCTCTGCGGCCCGTACAGGCGTACGGTTCGTGGTGGCCGACCGGCCGAACCCCCTGGGCGGACTCGTCAGCGAGGGCCCGCTGCTCGACCCGGCGTGGGCCAGCTTCGTCGGGCGCGTTCCAATACCCGTCCGGCACGGCCTCACCTGTGGCGAACTCGCCCGGCATCTCAACGCCTCGGCTGTGCCCCAAATAGCGGGCAACGCCGCCGACTTGACGGTGATCGAGGTCGCCGGATGGCGGCGTGCCACGGGTGCGGAGGCCACCGGCCTGCCATGGGTTGCGCCCTCGCCGAACATCCCGACTCCCGCCACCGCCACCGTCTACCCCGGCACCTGCCTGTTCGAGGGGACGAATGTCTCGGAGGGCCGTGGCACCACCCAGCCCTTCGAGATCGTGGGAGCCCCGTACATCGACGCCCGGTTCGCCCCCTCCCTCGCTGAACTCGCCCTGCCCGGAGTGCACTTCCGTGATCTGCGGTATGTACCGACCTTCCACAAACACGCCGGACGGGCGCTGCGCGGGGTCCAACTGCACATCACCGACCGCGAGGTGTTCGCCCCCGTACGCACCGCCGTCGCGATGCTCGCCACGCTGCGGCGGCTGTACCCGGACGACTTCGCCTGGCGCACCACGGACGAGGGTGCGGAGGCGACTGGCCATCGTCACTTCATCGACCTGCTGTGGGGCTCGGACCGGTTGCGGCGTGCCGTCGACGCGGGCGACGACCCGCTTCCGCTGTGCGATCCGCCGGCGCCGCCCGGTCGGTGGGCCGGCGACGATGCGCTGCTCTATCCCTGA
- a CDS encoding GNAT family N-acetyltransferase yields MTDPTTTSPAAIRGFRAGDGPQLVEAWCRSAPTDPITPDLFRSLVLLDANFDPEGLRVAVDAGRVVGAAYAVRRLTPMTGTDLEPEQGWIPFFFVDPAARGRGLGRRLLTEALDWLHGHGRTRVDFSSYTPNYILPGLDAEAYPEAAKLLEALGFRTLYEAAAMDRGLVGHRLPDDVVGRLDALTAQGYRFATPSDDDLVELVALAGNHFNPDWARAIRECLAAGTPLDRIVVVREPSGRLVGWAMHGAYESMVERFGPFGVLEETRGTGLGKVLLHLVLERMRARGAHSAWFLWTGERSPAGHLYRKAGFTTTRLFRVMRWEATP; encoded by the coding sequence ATGACCGACCCCACGACGACGTCCCCTGCCGCCATCCGCGGCTTTCGCGCGGGGGACGGCCCGCAGTTGGTGGAGGCATGGTGTCGCAGCGCGCCGACCGACCCCATCACCCCGGACCTCTTCCGCTCCCTGGTGCTGCTCGACGCCAACTTCGATCCGGAGGGGCTGCGGGTGGCCGTCGACGCCGGCCGGGTCGTCGGTGCCGCCTACGCGGTACGCCGTCTGACGCCGATGACCGGCACCGACCTCGAGCCGGAGCAGGGCTGGATCCCGTTCTTCTTCGTCGACCCGGCTGCCCGCGGGCGCGGACTCGGTCGCCGGCTGCTGACCGAGGCTCTCGACTGGCTGCACGGTCACGGCCGTACCAGGGTGGACTTCTCCTCGTACACCCCGAACTACATCCTCCCCGGCCTGGACGCCGAGGCGTACCCCGAAGCGGCCAAGCTCCTTGAGGCCCTGGGCTTTCGCACCCTGTACGAGGCGGCGGCGATGGACCGCGGCCTGGTCGGTCATCGCCTCCCGGACGATGTCGTGGGCCGCCTGGACGCACTGACGGCGCAGGGTTACCGGTTCGCCACCCCGTCCGACGACGACCTGGTGGAACTCGTCGCCCTCGCCGGGAACCACTTCAACCCGGACTGGGCGCGTGCCATCCGGGAGTGTCTGGCCGCGGGCACGCCGCTCGACCGGATCGTCGTCGTCCGGGAGCCCTCGGGCCGCCTGGTCGGCTGGGCGATGCACGGTGCGTACGAGTCGATGGTCGAGCGGTTCGGTCCGTTCGGTGTGCTGGAGGAGACGCGCGGCACCGGGCTCGGCAAGGTCCTGCTCCATCTGGTCCTGGAGCGGATGCGGGCGCGCGGCGCGCACTCCGCGTGGTTCCTGTGGACCGGCGAGCGGTCCCCGGCGGGCCATCTGTACCGCAAGGCCGGTTTCACCACGACCCGGCTGTTCCGCGTGATGCGGTGGGAGGCCACCCCATGA
- a CDS encoding ABC transporter substrate-binding protein, with protein MTRARRTHGLSRRHFALALPSALLASGCAVPHQGTGRPGDPIVLTLLSHYASGELKAALQGPVDEWNATHDRVKVRTRAVEFTDLLTTFMVRQAAGQGADILHPYCLWTGQLVQAGVLRPAPPEHAEEIRRGYGEAAVGSSSVGGRLYGYPTEMQTYALYYNKRLLREAGIDGPPRTWRELEEAAYRTSRRDRYGNTLVQGFGLSTYDDSTTVGQTLALLNSAGGTFVSADGRTTAIDSPAGRAVFDLEHRLVAKGASAPGVNVYKAFPSGQVAMVVSAGWWTGSLKPLMGKDYRDVGVAPLPVPEAGDQRATLSTGFMLGVNAASEHPREAWEFLRWLNTEKVGVKSAKKGAKATRMSSLQVSVGSLTGRADDMRTLLSEGGDPNLRPFLDALAYAVPEPNVPGAQQAKSLLRKNIEALWTGQQSVDEALWTTRRQVDQEVSRAW; from the coding sequence ATGACGCGGGCACGGCGCACCCACGGCCTGAGCCGCCGTCACTTCGCGCTCGCGCTCCCCTCGGCGCTGCTCGCCTCCGGATGCGCCGTGCCGCACCAGGGCACCGGGCGGCCCGGGGATCCGATCGTCCTCACCCTGCTCTCCCACTACGCGAGCGGGGAGCTCAAAGCGGCCCTGCAGGGCCCGGTCGACGAGTGGAACGCCACGCACGACCGGGTCAAGGTGCGGACCAGGGCCGTCGAGTTCACGGACCTGCTGACCACGTTCATGGTCAGGCAGGCCGCGGGCCAGGGTGCCGACATCCTCCACCCGTACTGCCTGTGGACCGGCCAGCTGGTCCAGGCCGGTGTCCTGCGGCCCGCCCCGCCCGAGCACGCCGAGGAGATCAGACGCGGCTACGGCGAGGCCGCGGTCGGCTCCTCATCGGTGGGGGGCAGACTCTACGGCTACCCCACCGAGATGCAGACGTACGCCCTCTACTACAACAAACGGCTGCTGCGCGAGGCAGGCATCGACGGTCCTCCGCGCACCTGGCGGGAGTTGGAGGAGGCGGCCTACCGCACCAGCAGGAGGGACCGGTACGGCAACACGCTGGTCCAGGGCTTCGGGCTGTCGACGTACGACGACTCCACCACCGTCGGCCAGACGCTCGCCCTCCTCAACTCCGCCGGCGGAACGTTCGTCTCCGCGGACGGCAGGACCACCGCCATCGACTCGCCGGCCGGCCGTGCCGTATTCGATCTGGAGCACCGTCTCGTCGCCAAAGGCGCGAGCGCGCCCGGCGTCAACGTCTACAAGGCGTTTCCGTCCGGGCAGGTGGCCATGGTGGTCAGCGCCGGGTGGTGGACCGGGAGTCTGAAGCCCCTGATGGGCAAGGACTACCGCGACGTCGGTGTCGCGCCGCTGCCGGTCCCCGAGGCCGGCGACCAGCGCGCCACCCTCTCCACCGGCTTCATGCTGGGGGTCAACGCGGCCAGTGAACACCCGCGCGAGGCCTGGGAGTTCCTGCGCTGGCTCAACACGGAGAAGGTGGGCGTGAAGAGCGCCAAGAAGGGTGCAAAGGCAACCCGGATGAGCTCCCTGCAGGTGTCGGTCGGCTCTCTGACCGGCCGCGCCGACGACATGCGGACGCTCCTGAGCGAGGGCGGCGATCCGAACCTGCGCCCGTTCCTGGACGCACTGGCGTACGCGGTGCCCGAGCCGAATGTGCCGGGCGCTCAGCAGGCCAAGTCGCTGTTGCGCAAGAACATCGAGGCGTTGTGGACGGGTCAGCAGTCGGTCGACGAGGCACTGTGGACCACCCGCCGTCAGGTCGATCAGGAGGTGTCGCGCGCATGGTGA
- a CDS encoding carbohydrate ABC transporter permease produces the protein MVNTLTPTTTERAHSPGSAGLAVDGRSRTRRRQVVVAYLFLAPTLLFFAVFLILPLGFALLLSMSRWAGFDLGDIDPVGLDNFTDLFADGSTFLAPILTNTLLFALGTVALALAGSVLVATCIDNLRFQGLWRTLYFLPIVTTVVAVGNVWKYMYEPGGLVNGVLNALGLGSVAFLQDPDTALPSVVVVQAWASVGSAILILTAGLKSIPESYYEAAALDGAGPVAVLWKITLPLLRPSLLFVCITQFLTGLQSFALIIVMTKGGPGDATNVAALEMYRQAFSYGNWGIASAAAFVLFVVVLAVTLMQLWIFRRKGEDA, from the coding sequence ATGGTGAACACCCTGACGCCCACGACGACCGAGCGGGCGCACAGCCCCGGCTCCGCCGGGCTCGCCGTCGACGGCCGCAGCCGTACCCGGCGCCGCCAAGTGGTCGTCGCCTATCTCTTCCTGGCGCCGACGTTGCTGTTCTTCGCGGTCTTCCTGATCCTGCCGCTCGGCTTCGCCCTGCTGCTGTCGATGTCCCGCTGGGCCGGATTCGACCTCGGTGACATCGATCCGGTCGGCCTGGACAACTTCACCGATCTCTTCGCGGACGGATCGACATTCCTGGCGCCGATCCTCACCAACACGCTGCTGTTCGCCCTGGGCACCGTGGCCCTCGCGCTCGCGGGCTCCGTGCTCGTCGCCACCTGCATCGACAACCTGCGGTTCCAGGGCCTGTGGCGCACCCTGTACTTCCTGCCGATCGTCACGACCGTCGTCGCCGTCGGCAACGTGTGGAAGTACATGTACGAGCCCGGCGGACTCGTCAACGGCGTCCTCAACGCCCTCGGTCTCGGCTCGGTGGCGTTCCTGCAGGACCCGGACACCGCGCTGCCCTCGGTCGTGGTCGTACAGGCCTGGGCGTCGGTCGGCTCGGCGATCCTCATCCTGACCGCCGGGCTGAAGTCCATTCCCGAGTCGTACTACGAGGCCGCGGCGCTCGACGGCGCCGGACCCGTCGCCGTCCTCTGGAAGATCACACTGCCGCTGCTGAGGCCGTCGCTGCTGTTCGTGTGCATCACGCAGTTCCTCACCGGTCTGCAGTCGTTCGCGCTGATCATCGTGATGACCAAGGGCGGGCCGGGGGACGCGACCAATGTGGCAGCGCTGGAGATGTACCGACAGGCCTTCTCGTACGGCAACTGGGGCATCGCGAGCGCCGCCGCATTCGTGCTGTTCGTCGTGGTCCTCGCGGTCACGCTGATGCAGTTGTGGATCTTCCGGCGCAAGGGGGAGGACGCATGA